One genomic segment of Candidatus Acidiferrales bacterium includes these proteins:
- the rplK gene encoding 50S ribosomal protein L11 has protein sequence MAKKVVGFVKLQIPAGQATPAPPVGPALGQKGVNIMEFCKQFNARTQDKQGLIIPVVITVFSDKSFTFITKTPPASVLLVKEAKLEKGSGEPNRLKVGKVTREQVKKIAEMKLPDLNTTDIESAISMVAGTARSMGIVVEG, from the coding sequence ATGGCTAAAAAAGTTGTAGGCTTTGTAAAATTGCAGATACCTGCTGGACAGGCAACGCCTGCACCGCCAGTTGGACCTGCACTTGGTCAGAAGGGCGTGAACATAATGGAGTTTTGTAAGCAGTTCAACGCCCGCACGCAGGATAAGCAAGGACTAATCATACCTGTAGTGATCACGGTTTTCTCTGACAAGTCATTTACATTTATAACGAAGACTCCTCCCGCATCGGTGCTTCTGGTGAAGGAAGCTAAACTAGAAAAAGGATCTGGAGAACCAAATCGTCTGAAAGTCGGCAAAGTCACTCGCGAGCAGGTCAAGAAAATTGCAGAGATGAAATTGCCGGATCTGAATACGACCGACATCGAGTCTGCGATAAGCATGGTAGCGGGCACTGCCCGAAGCATGGGAATTGTGGTAGAAGGCTAA
- the nusG gene encoding transcription termination/antitermination protein NusG: protein MNEEIDPKIPADEPSQGNLPEGDSEVQPNPAQDESSPKVDEAEVHTTGEVDVPQTPVEAVRSTTKRWYVVRTYSGQEGKTVAYLESQLKDSDLKAKFGEIVIPTEKVPTISESGKKKVKTRNFMPGYVMVEAEMDDRVKAFIQSVPSIISFVGPKGAPSPLRPDEVVRLKGRMDEHEERQVTEVPFKISDKVKVISGPFSTFKGEVSEVNEDKMKLKVTVTIFGRPTPVELNFTEVELER from the coding sequence ATGAATGAGGAAATAGATCCAAAAATTCCGGCAGACGAGCCCTCACAAGGGAACCTGCCCGAAGGAGATTCTGAAGTCCAGCCGAATCCGGCCCAGGATGAATCTTCGCCAAAGGTCGATGAGGCGGAGGTTCATACCACAGGAGAAGTTGATGTGCCTCAGACACCGGTCGAGGCAGTAAGATCAACTACCAAAAGGTGGTATGTTGTTCGGACTTATTCGGGCCAGGAAGGCAAAACAGTGGCTTATTTGGAAAGTCAGTTGAAGGATTCCGATCTAAAAGCAAAGTTCGGGGAAATCGTTATCCCAACTGAAAAAGTTCCGACGATCAGCGAGAGTGGCAAGAAGAAGGTCAAGACAAGGAATTTCATGCCCGGATACGTAATGGTTGAAGCGGAGATGGATGATCGTGTCAAGGCCTTCATACAAAGCGTGCCATCGATAATAAGTTTTGTCGGTCCGAAAGGCGCGCCGAGTCCGCTTCGTCCGGACGAGGTTGTCAGGCTCAAAGGGAGAATGGACGAGCATGAAGAGCGGCAGGTTACCGAAGTTCCTTTCAAAATTTCCGACAAGGTGAAAGTCATCAGCGGTCCATTTTCGACCTTCAAAGGAGAAGTCTCAGAGGTCAACGAAGACAAAATGAAACTCAAAGTGACCGTAACGATATTCGGCAGGCCGACTCCCGTTGAATTGAATTTTACCGAAGTTGAACTAGAAAGATAA
- the secE gene encoding preprotein translocase subunit SecE, which produces MKEKIIGFFNDVVKEMKKVTWPTKDELKDSTGVVLVATLIIAVFVYAVDLIVNWSLRKVF; this is translated from the coding sequence ATGAAAGAGAAAATAATTGGTTTTTTCAATGACGTGGTGAAGGAAATGAAAAAAGTCACCTGGCCGACCAAGGATGAATTAAAAGATTCGACCGGAGTTGTACTTGTGGCGACGCTTATTATCGCTGTCTTTGTATATGCAGTCGATCTGATTGTTAACTGGAGCTTGAGAAAGGTATTCTGA
- a CDS encoding DUF362 domain-containing protein — MTKSKVAVIRTKPITVLEDIQRLTELGEMETALDKSAATILKDNISWHFPFPGANTTPWQMEGTILSLKKIGCKEIVCVQNKTVVTNAFKGEDLNNYVPIFRRYDIPVLYNFKEEDMTWIEYKPKAQMHVLYNVYPDGIYIPEYFIGKNIVHLPTIKTHIYTTTTGAMKNAFGGLLNTKRHYTHSWIHKTLVDLLAIQKEIHSGIFAIMDGTTAGNGPGPRTMFPVVKDHILASEDQVAIDAVAAKMMGFDPMSIEYIRVAHEDRLGIGDPREIEIAGDDISNESWGFSVGDNGASLVGDILWFGPLKKVQNLFTRTPLVGALILGSEVYHDYYRWPLKDRKTFERWRANTHWGKLFQQYEQTELMLDTQNVEE; from the coding sequence ATGACAAAATCAAAGGTCGCAGTAATAAGAACTAAGCCAATCACTGTACTCGAAGACATTCAGCGATTAACCGAACTGGGTGAAATGGAGACCGCTCTCGACAAAAGTGCGGCGACAATTCTTAAAGATAATATTTCATGGCACTTCCCTTTTCCCGGAGCAAACACGACCCCCTGGCAAATGGAGGGGACGATACTCTCTTTGAAAAAAATCGGCTGCAAAGAAATCGTTTGCGTTCAAAATAAGACGGTAGTCACAAACGCGTTCAAAGGAGAAGACCTCAATAATTATGTGCCGATTTTTCGGCGGTACGATATCCCGGTTCTGTATAATTTCAAAGAAGAAGACATGACATGGATCGAGTATAAACCGAAAGCACAGATGCATGTCCTGTATAATGTTTATCCGGATGGGATCTATATCCCGGAATATTTCATTGGAAAAAACATCGTTCATCTTCCGACAATCAAAACTCATATTTATACCACCACTACCGGAGCAATGAAGAACGCCTTCGGCGGGCTGCTCAACACGAAGCGGCACTATACTCATTCCTGGATTCATAAAACACTGGTTGATCTGCTCGCAATTCAAAAGGAGATCCACAGCGGCATTTTTGCTATCATGGATGGGACAACTGCGGGGAACGGGCCCGGTCCAAGAACGATGTTCCCGGTAGTGAAAGATCATATACTCGCGAGCGAAGACCAGGTTGCAATTGATGCAGTCGCGGCAAAGATGATGGGATTTGATCCAATGTCCATTGAGTACATAAGAGTAGCACATGAAGATCGCTTAGGTATTGGCGATCCGCGTGAGATCGAAATCGCGGGCGATGACATATCTAACGAGTCATGGGGATTTTCTGTCGGAGACAATGGAGCGAGTTTGGTCGGGGATATCCTTTGGTTCGGACCTTTGAAGAAGGTTCAAAATTTGTTCACTCGGACACCACTTGTTGGGGCGCTCATTTTAGGATCCGAGGTGTATCACGATTACTATAGATGGCCGTTGAAAGACAGAAAAACTTTTGAACGCTGGCGCGCAAATACACATTGGGGCAAGTTATTTCAGCAATACGAGCAGACAGAACTGATGTTGGACACACAGAACGTAGAAGAGTGA
- a CDS encoding cellulase family glycosylhydrolase: protein MKNSGTLFLIFVSYISFFVTASAQIDPPKAWTRGHNWDADRQFGERPDTLNAKVLPLIKVVGNRFVNSNGDTILFHGIAVADPDNLEQRGVWNKDLFIEAKRLGADLVRLPVHPAAWRDRTPEKYLKLLDQAVEWCTEESLYVDIDWHSIGNLEKGLYQNSVYVTSLQETFDFWATIAGRYSGHHTVAFSELFNEPTNQLGKLGSVSWDQWKEINEELIKLIRAYNNQSIPLVAGFDWAYDLSPIRYASIDAEGIAYSVHPYPHKRTPPYEPKWNEDFGFVAAKYPLVATELGFTLPDWQANLEFGNSVIKYFSKNHISWIWWILDPLWQPAMLQSWEEFKLNEGGKFFEAAAHGLVTGADSSEKSNGR from the coding sequence ATGAAGAATAGCGGCACTCTATTTCTGATTTTCGTTTCCTACATAAGCTTTTTCGTTACGGCGTCAGCTCAGATCGATCCACCGAAGGCGTGGACGAGAGGACACAATTGGGATGCCGACAGGCAATTCGGTGAGCGACCGGACACCCTGAATGCAAAAGTCCTTCCGCTTATAAAAGTAGTCGGGAATAGATTTGTCAATTCAAACGGTGACACAATCTTGTTCCATGGCATTGCCGTCGCTGATCCGGACAATCTCGAACAAAGAGGAGTGTGGAACAAAGATCTTTTTATCGAGGCAAAGCGTTTGGGGGCGGATTTGGTGAGGCTCCCCGTTCATCCTGCGGCGTGGCGCGACAGGACACCGGAAAAGTATTTGAAGCTCCTTGATCAGGCGGTCGAATGGTGCACGGAGGAGAGCTTGTATGTCGACATCGACTGGCACTCCATCGGAAATCTCGAGAAGGGATTATACCAGAACAGTGTTTATGTAACCAGCCTTCAGGAGACTTTTGATTTCTGGGCAACCATCGCCGGCCGCTACAGTGGACATCATACTGTTGCTTTCTCGGAATTATTCAATGAGCCGACGAATCAGCTCGGAAAACTAGGCAGTGTTTCGTGGGATCAATGGAAAGAGATCAATGAAGAACTGATAAAGTTGATCAGAGCCTACAACAATCAGAGCATACCGTTGGTAGCTGGATTCGATTGGGCTTACGATTTGTCACCGATTCGCTATGCATCGATTGACGCTGAGGGAATCGCTTACTCAGTCCATCCGTATCCGCACAAGAGAACGCCACCTTATGAGCCGAAGTGGAATGAGGACTTCGGATTTGTCGCGGCAAAGTATCCGCTTGTTGCAACGGAACTAGGCTTTACTTTGCCGGATTGGCAGGCGAATCTTGAATTTGGAAATTCGGTCATAAAATACTTTAGCAAGAACCACATAAGCTGGATATGGTGGATACTGGATCCTTTGTGGCAGCCGGCGATGCTGCAGTCGTGGGAAGAATTCAAATTGAATGAAGGCGGAAAATTCTTTGAGGCTGCAGCGCACGGACTCGTTACTGGCGCTGATTCTTCAGAGAAGTCTAACGGAAGATGA
- a CDS encoding MFS transporter codes for MSTDSQKLSFLEKTGYGCGDFASVLFWQTIMVYLLFFYTDVFGLAAAAAGTMIAISRALDAFFDVGIGMTADRTQTRWGKFRPYLIWMSLPLAIAAVLAFSTPGFSPTGKLVYAYVTFIAFMFFYSAINIPYTSLLGVISGEPNERTSASSFKFVGAYSAGIVVSATALPLAEYFGGGNSAKGWQTTMVLYAIVAIIFFTIVFFSTHERIQPMSKEKTSVRGDLKDISKNTPWIVLFGVTILLILFVAIRLNATVYYFKYYVSEQVVPWMTHFINFMVRYVINPLWGFFGKQPISLVDESHKYGYEVLASFFNVVGQGSSLLGVLLVPWFSRVFGRKNAAIALFVAALISTGLFFVLGPADLLWMFILQIVGSVVGGPISPLLWAMYADTADYSEWKTGRRATGLVYSASIMSNKLGWAISTAIAGWILAMTGFQANVAQNVEVLSGIKSMMSVIPVVPGLVAVLLLIFFYGLNEPVVKKIKEEVEARRAAAGVAEAR; via the coding sequence ATGAGCACAGATAGTCAGAAACTTTCTTTCTTGGAAAAGACTGGATACGGATGCGGTGACTTTGCATCTGTTCTATTCTGGCAGACAATTATGGTGTACTTACTTTTCTTTTACACGGATGTATTCGGATTAGCCGCCGCCGCCGCGGGTACCATGATCGCGATCTCGAGGGCGCTGGACGCTTTCTTTGATGTCGGCATCGGCATGACCGCGGACCGTACACAAACGCGTTGGGGCAAGTTCAGGCCGTATCTGATCTGGATGTCTCTCCCGCTCGCGATAGCCGCCGTGCTAGCGTTCTCCACTCCTGGCTTCTCTCCGACGGGAAAACTCGTCTACGCCTATGTGACGTTCATTGCGTTCATGTTCTTCTATTCGGCAATAAATATTCCTTATACGTCGCTCCTCGGCGTGATAAGCGGCGAACCCAACGAACGAACGAGCGCTTCTTCTTTCAAGTTTGTCGGTGCATACTCTGCCGGTATAGTTGTTTCAGCCACCGCGTTGCCGCTCGCCGAGTACTTCGGAGGCGGGAACAGCGCAAAAGGCTGGCAAACGACCATGGTGCTCTACGCAATCGTTGCAATAATTTTCTTTACGATAGTATTTTTCTCCACGCACGAACGGATCCAGCCGATGTCAAAAGAGAAGACATCAGTCAGGGGCGATCTTAAGGATATTTCCAAGAACACTCCATGGATTGTATTATTTGGCGTGACCATTCTGCTAATTCTTTTTGTAGCGATAAGGCTCAATGCAACAGTTTACTATTTTAAGTACTATGTCAGCGAGCAGGTTGTTCCATGGATGACGCATTTCATCAATTTCATGGTCAGATACGTGATCAATCCGCTATGGGGATTCTTCGGAAAGCAGCCGATTTCTCTCGTGGATGAGAGCCATAAGTACGGATACGAGGTTCTCGCTTCATTCTTCAACGTTGTCGGACAGGGATCTTCGCTTCTCGGAGTTTTGCTCGTTCCCTGGTTTTCACGCGTATTCGGCAGGAAGAACGCGGCTATCGCGCTTTTTGTTGCTGCCCTGATTTCGACGGGATTGTTTTTCGTGCTCGGGCCCGCGGATCTTCTCTGGATGTTTATCCTTCAAATTGTTGGTTCTGTCGTCGGTGGACCGATCTCTCCGCTGTTGTGGGCGATGTACGCGGACACGGCTGACTATTCTGAGTGGAAGACGGGAAGAAGGGCCACAGGTCTCGTTTATTCCGCTTCTATCATGTCTAACAAATTGGGATGGGCCATCAGTACGGCCATCGCAGGATGGATTCTCGCTATGACGGGGTTCCAGGCCAACGTGGCACAAAATGTCGAGGTCTTATCGGGCATAAAATCCATGATGAGCGTTATTCCAGTGGTTCCAGGGCTTGTCGCTGTTCTGCTCCTCATTTTCTTCTACGGACTCAACGAGCCCGTGGTCAAGAAGATAAAGGAAGAAGTCGAAGCGAGACGCGCTGCGGCCGGTGTTGCAGAGGCAAGGTGA